In Dermacentor variabilis isolate Ectoservices chromosome 1, ASM5094787v1, whole genome shotgun sequence, the genomic stretch ggaggattatggtggattaaggtgaaggttTGATGAAatggtattaagaccgattagggttcATTAGGGTGCCTGAACTacgattagggaggattaaggtggataaacgGAGATAAAGGTCGAATAAtctggattaaggtgaattagggttgacaAATGAGGATtgagaccgattagggtggattaaggtgaattacagaccatggagctggattaggtttgatagaggtggattagagtgtactatggtagattgggactattaagcaggattcaGTTGGATTACGGTGCATGAACAAGaaataaggtggatgaaggaggattaaggcggattatgatggattaatGTGGagaaaggaggattaagaccgtatagggtaggccAAGGTGCATTAgcggcgatgtaggttgattaggttttATTAAGATGGATTGGGAGTATTATGCTGGATTAAGGTGGCTGAAGGAGCATtcaggtggattagggtggactaaggtgaattagggttcattgagtattaagaccgattagtctaccataatcctcctaatgtaaattaatccaccgaatccacattcatcgaccttaatcctccttcctTCACTTTATTCCACGACAATCCAAGAAAGTCCACCTTAATGCACCCTGATCcgccttcatcgaccttaatctactctaaccctccttaatgccctccttaatcaaccttaatgcttcctcattcactttaatccaccctaatccactataatcgtccttaagtcaccttaatccacccgaatccacattcatctaccttagtccaccctaatcctccttaatccaccctaatcattCTTTATTCAATTTAAATCACCCTaccccaccataatcctccttaatgcaccttaatccttcttaatccacccttatccttcttcatgcactttaatccactataatcgtccttaatgcagctatatccaccctaatccaccttcatcgaccttaatccaacctagtcctcctctATGCACCTTAATATACCTTCATTCatcctaatgcaccttcatcgacattaattcaccttaatcctccttaatacacccgaatttatcttaatccaatcactaattactttgctaatcattaatcatccttatacgcggctgcacatgctttggttcgcttgccgccttccttcggtcacgtgatactttctgtagctcacaacgggaccttgaaacagaggtctaaggctttcgcttaataagccacgcGCAAAGGGacgtgtcacaagcaatactagatcagacgcacgaagtaaagcatctgatcatgtggcagaaaaattgtctggagtatagaactagcctcaaagctccctttacatcggtataccccgttcatacggctttaagaaaaagccaacctcctcataaacgttgcctccagcattatcgatggtcttattagcatttctcaaaattttcaaccccactggggcgcgcccaaaataacacgcctccatagaatcctgcgcccaggaggaaaagcgcgccgtgcgcaacCGGCcggtgaggagaatcgaggaggaaagcgccgtgaggaggagagtgtcgctactttcaaattatcaaggggttttacggTCACCGCCAGAAAGTGAAACAAAGCACGTGTGATATGGCGCACCGACTTCAACGTCGTCGCCTTGTCAGTGGGGGGAaactccccggtttcggtggcagaggtaattggcgccatcgcTGTATTGGGCGAACCCGAAAATNNNNNNNNNNNNNNNNNNNNNNNNNNNNNNNNNNNNNNNNNNNNNNNNNNNNNNNNNNNNNNNNNNNNNNNNNNNNNNNNNNNNNNNNNNNNNNNNNNNNNNNNNNNNNNNNNNNNNNNNNNNNNNNNNNNNNNNNNNNNNNNNNNNNNNNNNNNNNNNNNNNNNNNNNNNNNNNNNNNNNNNNNNNNNNNNNNNNNNNNTGTGTGTGCTCGATAAGGCTCCGGatgtcgttgcgccttgattatgctacacttgcctcttcccggtagaaaaagctgacaaatagacgttcctcctcattgtcacctagtctgtgacttgtgtttttctgtgccaagtctcattctgcaacttcagtaacttgcccagctttccataccgccctcagtgctttttctgtgtgtcacgttctacaaacctactaacagctgaaaaattactgttagtgtttgtgtactatctcactaacccccgatgggaaaaccgcgcgaacaaccttcatgtgtaggcatgatacgctttttttttctggaaagcatgagcattgcaagtgtcctacatgtagatttttgcagttcgtgtttattatgcaaaggagtgcccagtaggtacgacttagtgccttaagtgacttaattttattgctaagcattgcattcagGTCGAAAGAAATGTCGTGTTGGCCTTTTTTTTCTATGATATAAGGAGACGTTGGCGCAAAATTtaaggcaccggctactcctcatctcttgagtggttccgtcacacatcgtacagggttcaagattacatatcaaataatatgttcacacaagcaccaggacttatcacgcaacgtttccacaggcaGACTATGACTTAAGGaatacatggtacatacaatatacaagctgaatgtctccacacttatgtagatgaaagtctcaaaagcacaaacgatactgtcgcctaataacacattgtctagtcagcgggtagttgttggcttatttcacctggtctttgattgaggaataagcctttctgcgaatgttttctacgtgctgctgcaaaagcagactaccttctgttccccttgccaccgttactcaagttgtagccaagtgcaaaataatgtgataatgtgtatttcagtttttagtacaacgttatttttgttctgccatatctttttcaatttgttcagcagtaatgaacatgtcacgcatttcatatactttcgtgcagatttataagtaagctctttttTTTGGTATAGCTCTCAatcaatgttagcattttattctatttttaggtattttcgtgtcattgtttttgccattaccagtaaGTTTTCCCtatttatagttgtcatgactatgtcatatatgtcgtccagttttgtgaaatatcttagtgcatatatcagatgctcgtctacatttcggtcttgagggCGTTATATCAAAATCtcgtttttttatgtgtgtgtacgtgaaacggccttcgcgttttctagcgctttcttttgttatttcaccgtctgtgaacttttgtgtttagtactcttgtatatgtcgtgcacttttcacttttgctcattttttgagcgtgtatcgccccccccccccccccaccacgttataagaaaaatctgttttcggagacgaagtcaataaagcgagaccaaagGTCTgttctgttggaagtggaattttttttcatGTCTCGGCACATGCTgctataatataagtatgggcaagactgcgtgcgtgccaacgcatagcccacggcgcaccacgcaccagctcgcaagcaatgtcAATGCGCTGCGTaacgcgcgcattgcttgcgagctggtgcgtggtgcgccgttgcacgcgcgcgaaaaaaaaaagaacgcgcctcctacaggtaaaaacaaaaaaaagtaagcggTGTGCGCGGAATGGGGGAAAGTGAGCGGAGCGGGTcgacataataaaaagaaaaacgtttgagaGAGGAGGCATCGCGCGGCTGCTCTTCCTGTTGCCATGGCAACGTAAACagtcgtgtgcgccgccattttgcttctgcgtcgcccattggttagggccacggaggaaggaaactgagatgacctaccccctccgcgcgctaggagaaaaatgtggaggaaatgacgtaggaGGTGcttctttgttttgctgttttttttatttctttgctgtagtggccccgcctttcgggccacaatggcggctttgttttggttctgtgcgctcacacgtgttgctccgtaggtttcgtaacCGTGGCacaggcgccgtgcgggcaggtttgcgttgttCTCCGTGTTTTGtcgcgctgcgttatctggaccgttctctaccggatgttgctgtggccaggtgggacaggagaaactaaagttcgtgaaatgaacgcgcatgcaacgctttACGCAATGCACCGGGCCACGGCAATGgatgaaggaatatccgcgggaaattttgccctctttggcggaaccatgctaacgtgctaacgattgtttagtattgctgcgaagCGCGTGGGTCCGAGTAGCacagttgcgcgcagcgcggcgtggtttcgcaagaaatgtaaacaagagaggagagctggcccgattgGCGGAGCAACGTCATGagtaacgccaacttccggcttcactttcgcttcacaaggagtgacgtcagggcctctcctgagtcgTTCCTccagggccgtaactgaaggggaccttggcgctagcgtcgaaagagcgtctgctcgaaaacaaccaatggcagccatgcggagattctcTCCCCTGGCCTTGTCGTGGCAGTAGCACGGTGGGAATTGCGTCCGTATTGTCCATTACTAAAGTGTTATTGCGCtacaaaaaaagacacggacCTAAGAGAAGACACACCGTGCCTTCTCTTTTTGCCTTTCTTTTGTTGCGCAATACTTTGGTAATGGATAACCAAcatgcccggaatgctgctcatTAAGTCCGTATTGTCACGTGAAAAATACTATGAAAGCTTTCTACTTTGGTATGTACTAGCAAAATCCTGCAACACTGCGGTTACTCCGAAATGTCGCAAATAAGGTGTAAGATATGTAATGCTCTAAAGGCGCATTCATACCGAAGGCAGGGCGGCCAAAGCGGGCAGGCGGAAAGCGGCGAAAACCTCCTCGCCGAGCGGGCGAAGCAGGCGGAAAACGCGGCGGGCAGCCCGATCGCtctcggaccgattttttccgtcCCGCAGGAGCTTCCCGCTTTCCCGCAGCCAACCAGTGTTCGAGGAGACAAGCCGATTCAAAAGGCATCCACCGGGATAGCTGCATTTTGCGCTGCAATTTTGATAGACAGAATTAAATGTTGCCCGACGCTATGTGACAAAAGACACGACGTATACAAGGACACTGAATACAAgaatcaaagcactggcatgacCCATTCTCTCTCGTTCTTGCAAGGCGGGGCGGACCCACCAGCGGTGTTGGCGGGCTGTCTTCCTTCGAGCGTTCTGCTGCTCGTCTTGAAAAGCTCCTAAAGAAGCGGCGAGTAGAATGCCAACTatttcgtcgtcttcgtccgaGCTGATCATTTTTCACAAGTGGTTAGCAAGCGCGAGCGGCCGACCAGATGAcggtggcgcggtgacgacgctCGCGCGCGCTGAGGACGGGCGACCGGTGCCAAGAGATGGCGACACATGTGCCACGAAAACGCTGGATGCTCCGCCTTCGCTGCGACGCGGgccgccaggcaagccgtccggtCTGAACAGGCACGCTCGCTCACCGCCTCGCCGCGTTAAAAATCCGCTTTGctgcttagacgctccgctttcggtgtgaatgtgccttaacTGCTGTAAaagaaattctggggttttacgtgccgaaaacaCGTTTTAAGGCACGCCAGTGGCGGTGTCCGGATTCATTTTGATCGCCTTAAGTTCTTTAACATGCGTCCAGTGCACGGACGCTTTAGCATTTCGTCCCAATAaaaatgcggccgggatttgatcctatGACCTCGGGGTAAGTAGCGCAACGTCAAAGAAACTACGTCATTAAGGCAAGCGCTGATGCTGTAGACTGAAAACTTATAACACCAAGAAATACATTGGAAAAACGAGTTCATATCAAGACTAGCTGTTGTAAAATACGAGCAAACTCTTTATTTGCAGCAAAGTATAGAGTAAAAGGTTAAAACTGGCGAAGTTGCACAGCGCTGACAGTCCGCCAAAAATGTTTGAATAAAACCAACACTTATCGCACCATAATGCTTATAGACGAAAAGGAATAAGAATGTCTATTCAAACTACAACAAAGATCTACCAAAACACGAAGCCTTCAAATCGGCCGAGCGCGTAGGCTGGCTGCTGCAGATCAATAGGCATGTCTTCCGGCAAAACGTTCTGCGAAGGTTCCAAAGGCGCTCGTCGGCCGCCGCCGCCTTGACCCTGTGCCGGGGACGTGCGCCTGGTCTCGCTGACGCTTCCAGAAACGACGTCCACCAGCTCTCGCAGGCCCGCCGATGGACCGCCCGTCGTCCTGTCGTGTCCGTCTGCAGCTGCTTCCCTGGCTAAAGGCGGTGCCAGGATCCTGCGCATCGGATTCCTTGCCTGCCATGCCGCGAAAGCTCGGTAGTGGAAGCGAACCGTGAGGAACGACCAGGCCACGTAGGCCGTAACCAAGAGCCCGGCCAGAGTGACTAGGCTGGCCGCCTCAATCATGCGGCCTTCGAGCGCTTGCTTCGAGGCGCTGTGACTGCACATGAAACAGCTAAGCGCGGCCACCAGCGTCAGGATCGTGAAGCAAAACAAGTCTCCCAGCACCGCCCGTTGCGAATTGCCGTGCAGCGCCCAGTGGAAGAACTGGCGCACGCAAGTGGCTTGGCCCACGGTAGGAAAGCGCTGGTGGCAAATTTCGCAGTAGTCAATGTTTCGGGCGTTCAGCCAGCGCTCTAGGCAGGTGACGTGCACGAGGCCCATGGTGCCCGAGCACCTGCACAGCGACACAAGCGAGTCTTGTTGGTCTCCCTCGTGGCAAATGCGGCATATGGGTCCGCTACTCGCCGTTACGTTGAGACAGCCGGCAGGTGTCTGTGGAGGACTGCCAGTCCACTTCGGGTCGCTTTCGAAGTCCCTAGTTGGGTTCGAGCTTAGAGAACATGGCCGAAGAACGTCCGTAGGGGGCACGAAAACTGTTTTGTCACTCTTTCCTTGGCGTTCGGGGCTCGAATCAACAAAGACAAGGTAACCCTTGGGCGTGTAAGATGGCGAAGGCTGGAGGTCAGAGGGCAGTTCCCGGCTGGCACCGCGGGGCTCTGGAGACGGCGAAGGCGAGGACGACGACCATGAAAAGTGGCAGTTCTGCTCTTCGTCGAGTATCGGAGCCTCGCTATCGCCCTCGTGAAAGCTCCTGCGACACGCACGGCGTCGCGGTATTCGAACGGCAAGTTGGCGCAGTCGCGAACAGTGAGCACCCGTGCCAGTTGGAGCAGGGGCAGCTCGTGGTTGTGCCGGCGCGTCTTCGGTAAGAGCCATGTACCGGTCGTTAGGCATCACGTCGTCCTTCTGCCCGTGCAAGCAAGTCCCTGAATTTATGTGGGCGATCGCACTGATTGCTCGAGCACTGACGAAAAAGTGTTGCAGCGCCTCCTCTCGGGTACCTTAAGGTGAGGCAACGCTGATATAAAGCAACCTTCTCCTCCCCTTTGGCTGTTCTCTTGTGCCGTTATCACTTTCGGTGCATATCAGTCCCCTCAAAACATTTTCTTTAATGTACAGCTCATTGGAGCGCTACTATGCGCTACCGTCTATGAATGAAAGCCACGAGGCTGTGAACTACAGCGTTTATCGTGTGCGAAAAAGGAACATGATTGAACGAGTTGAACGTGAGCGACATTTCACCTCTGCAAGGTGATCAGATCATCCCTCGTGGCGCACATTCTTGGCGAGACTACTGTCAAACAGACTAAAGAAATAACGTAAAGAGGCAATTTTCCAGCAAAACGCCAGCAAAACGTTACGACACGCTTTTTCTTTGGTACTGTTACCGGCATTACTGTCTCTTTCTCCGGCCATATGCTTTCAATAAGGCTTATTGGCCGCCTTGT encodes the following:
- the LOC142571236 gene encoding uncharacterized protein LOC142571236, which codes for MPNDRYMALTEDAPAQPRAAPAPTGTGAHCSRLRQLAVRIPRRRACRRSFHEGDSEAPILDEEQNCHFSWSSSSPSPSPEPRGASRELPSDLQPSPSYTPKGYLVFVDSSPERQGKSDKTVFVPPTDVLRPCSLSSNPTRDFESDPKWTGSPPQTPAGCLNVTASSGPICRICHEGDQQDSLVSLCRCSGTMGLVHVTCLERWLNARNIDYCEICHQRFPTVGQATCVRQFFHWALHGNSQRAVLGDLFCFTILTLVAALSCFMCSHSASKQALEGRMIEAASLVTLAGLLVTAYVAWSFLTVRFHYRAFAAWQARNPMRRILAPPLAREAAADGHDRTTGGPSAGLRELVDVVSGSVSETRRTSPAQGQGGGGRRAPLEPSQNVLPEDMPIDLQQPAYALGRFEGFVFW